One Paenibacillus crassostreae DNA segment encodes these proteins:
- a CDS encoding YitT family protein, whose amino-acid sequence MSKGIKRVKKVVPAITNIPPSTQPSIGKQLFRFLMMVIGASLVAVALEIFLVPNDIIDGGITGLSIMASHFSGLPLGIFLTLFNLPFLFLGYRQIGKTFALSTLFSIIVMSIGTYLLHPVQAFTSDPLLGSVFGGVILGVGVGLVIRAGGSTDGTEIVAILLSKKSSFSVGEVVMFINVFILSSAGFVFGWDHAMYSLIAYYIAFKLIDVTNEGVDQSKSVWIISEKYKEIGDALTQRLGRGVTYLEGEGSYSGESKKVIFVVITRLEEAKLKTIVSDWDSNAFVAIGNIHDVKGGRFKKKAIH is encoded by the coding sequence ATGAGTAAGGGGATAAAGAGAGTTAAAAAAGTAGTTCCTGCAATAACGAATATACCACCAAGCACACAACCTTCAATAGGGAAACAGCTATTTAGATTTCTAATGATGGTGATTGGAGCAAGTCTTGTCGCCGTTGCTCTGGAAATTTTCTTAGTACCCAATGATATTATTGATGGCGGTATTACAGGGTTGTCTATTATGGCATCGCATTTTTCCGGATTACCATTAGGAATATTTCTAACACTTTTTAATCTTCCATTTTTATTTCTTGGCTATAGACAAATTGGTAAGACCTTTGCATTATCGACGTTATTCTCTATCATTGTAATGTCTATAGGTACCTATCTATTGCATCCTGTACAAGCGTTTACAAGTGATCCATTACTAGGTTCCGTATTCGGTGGCGTAATTCTAGGGGTTGGTGTAGGTCTTGTAATTCGTGCAGGTGGGTCAACAGATGGTACAGAGATTGTCGCTATTCTTTTGAGCAAGAAATCATCATTCTCGGTTGGCGAAGTTGTTATGTTTATTAATGTGTTCATCCTAAGTAGTGCTGGATTTGTTTTTGGATGGGACCATGCTATGTATTCTCTTATTGCTTATTACATTGCTTTCAAATTGATTGACGTAACCAATGAAGGTGTAGATCAATCGAAGTCAGTCTGGATTATTAGTGAGAAATACAAAGAAATTGGTGATGCATTAACTCAACGGCTTGGACGTGGAGTAACCTATCTAGAGGGTGAAGGCTCATACTCTGGAGAGAGTAAAAAGGTTATCTTCGTTGTTATTACTCGGCTTGAAGAAGCTAAGTTAAAAACGATTGTATCTGATTGGGATAGTAATGCATTCGTTGCCATTGGTAACATTCACGATGTCAAAGGCGGACGCTTCAAGAAGAAAGCGATCCATTAA
- the cls gene encoding cardiolipin synthase translates to MWLIIILFVFIVQVAIVLIIEYRNPAKALAWILILFCCPLVGFIVYYFVAKEYNIHKKTRSVKASQVQDIRDHLWQVANIVESVEDMKNSDFIYNKRLFDYISQIPGSPITGSNKSQILTDGQIAYHAMLEAMESAENHINVEFYIFRPDMIGTEFQDVMIRKSQEGIKVRVLCDGIGSYHLKRSFIQRFKETGVEFHFFLPPIIAMVDRRINYRNHRKIVIVDGKKGFAGGLNVGDDYLGLYPKVGFWRDTHLQLEGDAVYFLQTIFLHDWRLASNEHLMDLSFFPEHQCREDQQVQILSSGPDQIRDALQEMCFTAIAIAKERIWITSPYFIPDPGINEGLKTAALSGVDVRIIIPWKPDSLWVHLATLSYVEELLEVGVQFYQYRKGFIHAKIIIADEILASVGTANMDMRSFFSNFELTAVLFDLATIQRIEKDFEEDMQNSTEMQLSTFKSRPLLQKGGEVFCRILSPLL, encoded by the coding sequence ATGTGGTTGATTATTATATTATTTGTTTTTATCGTTCAGGTTGCTATTGTTCTGATTATTGAATATCGAAATCCTGCCAAAGCACTCGCATGGATATTAATATTATTTTGTTGTCCTCTGGTTGGATTTATAGTCTATTACTTTGTAGCGAAGGAATATAATATACATAAAAAGACTCGTTCAGTAAAAGCAAGTCAAGTGCAGGACATTCGCGATCATTTATGGCAGGTGGCTAATATTGTCGAGAGTGTTGAAGATATGAAGAATAGTGATTTTATATACAACAAGCGGTTATTTGACTATATATCTCAAATTCCAGGCAGTCCTATAACAGGAAGTAATAAAAGCCAGATCCTTACGGATGGACAAATAGCTTATCATGCGATGCTTGAGGCAATGGAATCTGCTGAGAATCACATAAATGTGGAATTCTACATTTTTAGGCCAGATATGATTGGAACTGAATTTCAAGATGTGATGATTCGGAAGTCACAAGAGGGAATCAAGGTACGGGTACTTTGTGATGGGATTGGGAGTTACCACTTGAAACGATCATTTATACAGCGATTTAAAGAGACTGGTGTTGAATTTCATTTCTTCCTTCCGCCTATTATAGCTATGGTTGATCGCCGAATAAATTACCGTAATCATCGCAAAATTGTAATTGTTGATGGAAAAAAGGGGTTCGCAGGGGGACTTAATGTAGGTGATGACTATTTGGGATTATACCCAAAAGTAGGGTTCTGGCGTGATACTCACTTGCAGCTAGAAGGTGATGCGGTGTATTTCCTACAGACTATATTTCTTCATGATTGGAGGTTAGCTTCAAATGAGCACCTGATGGACCTCTCATTCTTCCCAGAACATCAATGTCGTGAGGATCAGCAAGTTCAAATACTGAGTAGTGGACCAGACCAAATACGTGATGCCTTGCAAGAGATGTGCTTCACTGCAATAGCAATAGCTAAAGAAAGGATCTGGATTACATCTCCCTATTTCATCCCTGATCCAGGTATTAATGAAGGCCTCAAAACAGCAGCACTTAGCGGTGTAGATGTAAGAATTATTATCCCTTGGAAGCCAGATTCGCTATGGGTCCATCTTGCAACTCTGTCTTATGTGGAAGAATTGTTAGAGGTAGGGGTTCAATTCTATCAATACCGCAAAGGATTCATTCATGCGAAAATCATCATCGCTGATGAAATTCTAGCCTCTGTAGGAACAGCGAATATGGATATGCGAAGTTTCTTCAGTAATTTCGAACTGACTGCGGTGTTATTTGACTTGGCAACGATCCAACGGATTGAGAAAGATTTCGAGGAAGATATGCAGAACAGTACAGAAATGCAGCTTAGCACTTTTAAGTCTAGACCTCTTCTGCAGAAAGGTGGAGAAGTCTTTTGTCGTATTTTGTCACCATTATTATGA
- a CDS encoding M23 family metallopeptidase — protein sequence MKSIKFKQPLTLLIVRDAQHAVKQVQLSKPLLILVPTVAILSLSGLIISMQVQSSQLITRMEQQLNHQNVTHHQMEITVINREEAISRLQNEIIQLSSEAQDMKDKMQRVHELEQELQQFIKKNDTSMLTDSDSSYMTTQSNLTNDLPMHVGGEFIAVSTSDIINLSEEIKDDYEDLRKLLDTMESNVPRTIEKAQETQNMLAGIPNIWPTSSHVISSSFGYRKDPFTGVAAYHAGIDISGDTGDPIYAAGAGTVLEADKQGARGLYIKIQHPDGLQTSYMHLSDIKVSVGDRISKGEVIGELGNTGRSTGAHLHFQVEKKNNVVNPLNYIK from the coding sequence ATGAAAAGCATAAAATTTAAACAGCCATTAACGTTACTAATTGTTCGTGATGCACAACATGCCGTTAAGCAAGTACAACTCTCAAAGCCTTTACTCATTCTTGTTCCCACTGTTGCTATCTTGTCCCTTTCGGGCCTTATTATTTCTATGCAGGTCCAATCTTCACAATTGATCACTCGAATGGAGCAACAATTGAACCATCAGAACGTGACCCATCATCAGATGGAGATTACAGTCATCAATCGAGAAGAAGCCATTTCCAGATTACAAAATGAAATTATTCAGTTATCTTCAGAAGCTCAAGATATGAAAGACAAAATGCAACGTGTCCATGAATTAGAACAAGAGTTGCAGCAATTTATTAAGAAGAACGATACGAGCATGCTGACTGATAGTGACAGTAGTTATATGACCACCCAAAGTAACTTAACTAACGATCTCCCTATGCATGTAGGCGGTGAGTTCATAGCTGTATCCACTAGCGACATTATCAATCTCTCCGAAGAGATCAAGGATGACTATGAAGATCTCCGTAAGTTACTCGATACCATGGAGAGCAATGTACCTCGTACAATTGAAAAAGCACAAGAGACTCAAAATATGTTAGCAGGAATTCCGAATATATGGCCTACTTCCTCCCATGTTATTTCCTCGAGTTTCGGTTATAGGAAAGATCCATTTACGGGAGTAGCCGCTTATCACGCAGGGATTGACATTTCAGGAGATACAGGGGATCCCATCTATGCCGCAGGCGCAGGAACAGTCCTTGAAGCTGATAAACAAGGTGCTCGCGGTCTCTATATAAAGATTCAGCACCCGGATGGGTTACAGACTTCATATATGCATTTAAGCGACATTAAAGTATCTGTAGGAGATCGAATATCTAAGGGTGAAGTGATAGGAGAACTTGGAAATACTGGGCGAAGCACCGGTGCTCATCTGCACTTTCAAGTTGAAAAGAAGAACAATGTCGTAAACCCATTGAACTACATTAAATAA
- a CDS encoding bactofilin family protein encodes MTRSRRNNKQNKTMDTLIGQGSEMTGKLHCESNLRIEGKFNGEIESQGEVVVGENAVARSNIQAKEVIIAGKVYGDIAAAGRLTITPTGHMFGDVSATSLIIMEGGSLSGTSTMNSTTESETSKDIDSRFLQSEVS; translated from the coding sequence ATGACGCGATCAAGACGGAATAACAAACAGAACAAAACGATGGATACGCTTATTGGACAAGGCTCAGAGATGACTGGAAAGTTGCACTGTGAGTCTAACCTACGAATTGAAGGGAAGTTTAATGGTGAAATAGAGAGTCAAGGAGAGGTAGTTGTTGGTGAAAATGCAGTAGCTCGTTCTAACATTCAAGCTAAAGAAGTTATTATTGCAGGTAAGGTGTACGGAGATATTGCTGCGGCGGGACGGCTTACGATTACACCTACAGGTCATATGTTTGGTGATGTATCTGCTACCTCTCTTATTATTATGGAAGGTGGATCATTAAGTGGTACAAGTACCATGAACTCAACGACAGAATCTGAGACATCCAAAGATATCGATTCACGATTTTTACAATCAGAAGTTAGTTGA
- a CDS encoding ABC transporter permease → MSKLASFYQLVLNENMKIYYRIRTWIMLSIIVIFSALMPFVFSLIGGQEQSNVWEVTVLSMSFTFFLNIIFSVVIAADSVASEFSGGTIKLLLIRPWSRSKILLSKYISVILFSLLSTLLLFGISFLSSNIWFGYEGNLGLNSSSWSDMTYTFMTFGANYIELLLIITIAFMISTLFRSNTFAISMSLLILFTKDILLAILNPDKYEWMDYVIFTHMNLSGYINSSIGPGGSTFLFSIVILGVYYVVFMLLAWVAFNKRDVST, encoded by the coding sequence GTGAGCAAATTGGCTAGCTTCTACCAACTAGTATTAAATGAAAATATGAAAATATATTACCGCATTCGTACATGGATCATGTTGAGTATTATAGTTATCTTTAGTGCGTTGATGCCGTTTGTGTTTTCTCTGATAGGTGGACAGGAACAAAGTAATGTCTGGGAAGTTACTGTTCTTTCGATGTCCTTTACATTTTTTCTGAATATTATATTTAGTGTTGTTATTGCAGCTGATTCGGTTGCTAGTGAATTTTCTGGAGGAACGATTAAGTTGCTTCTGATTCGTCCTTGGAGTCGCTCGAAAATTCTATTGTCTAAATATATTTCAGTTATATTATTTAGTCTATTGAGCACCCTATTACTTTTTGGAATATCATTTCTCTCTTCTAATATTTGGTTCGGTTACGAGGGGAACTTAGGCCTTAACTCTAGTTCTTGGAGTGATATGACTTACACGTTCATGACATTCGGTGCTAATTATATTGAACTATTGCTAATCATTACGATCGCATTTATGATATCGACCTTATTTCGTTCCAATACTTTTGCGATCTCTATGTCATTATTGATCTTGTTCACTAAAGATATCCTCTTGGCTATTCTAAATCCAGATAAGTACGAATGGATGGATTATGTCATATTCACACATATGAATTTAAGCGGATATATTAATTCATCTATTGGACCGGGAGGGTCAACATTTCTCTTCTCAATAGTGATACTAGGAGTATACTACGTTGTGTTCATGCTACTAGCATGGGTAGCATTTAACAAACGAGATGTTTCGACATAA
- a CDS encoding ABC transporter ATP-binding protein, producing the protein MEQEPVVRFEDVSKMISSKAIIDNLNLEIEPGQVFGFLGPNGAGKTTTIRMMVGLISISRGDIKISGHSIKDNFEAAIANVGAIVENPEMYKYLSGYQNLRHFARMMPGITKQRIIEVISLVGLDNRIHDKVKTYSLGMRQRLGVAQAILHNPKLLILDEPTNGLDPQGIRELRDYLRNLCKIEGTTVFVSSHLLSEMELMCDSVAIIQNGRLIDVRKLKNDVGVAVTATEIAFEVDQTETAAELLGIIQIDRVENNQLILKVSREEAADINARFVQAGIKVYSIQEVSRSLEDQFLEMTGSEQIG; encoded by the coding sequence ATGGAACAGGAACCGGTTGTTCGGTTCGAGGACGTCTCTAAGATGATTTCCTCAAAGGCAATCATAGACAACCTCAACCTAGAAATTGAACCGGGACAAGTATTTGGATTTCTTGGACCGAATGGAGCGGGGAAGACCACGACAATTCGAATGATGGTGGGCTTAATATCGATTAGCCGGGGAGATATTAAGATAAGTGGGCATAGTATTAAGGATAATTTTGAAGCAGCTATAGCGAATGTTGGAGCTATTGTTGAGAATCCTGAAATGTACAAATATTTGAGTGGCTATCAGAATTTACGACATTTTGCTCGAATGATGCCTGGTATTACGAAACAACGAATCATAGAAGTTATTTCTCTTGTGGGACTCGATAATAGAATCCATGACAAGGTTAAAACGTACTCACTTGGAATGAGACAGAGATTAGGGGTAGCTCAAGCGATTTTGCATAATCCGAAATTACTTATTTTGGACGAACCTACAAATGGACTAGATCCTCAAGGTATTCGTGAACTACGTGATTATCTTAGGAACCTTTGTAAAATTGAAGGTACGACGGTATTCGTATCAAGCCACTTACTATCTGAGATGGAACTCATGTGTGATAGCGTGGCTATTATTCAGAATGGGCGATTAATTGATGTTCGTAAATTGAAGAATGATGTAGGCGTGGCCGTAACCGCAACTGAAATAGCATTTGAGGTTGATCAGACTGAAACTGCTGCAGAATTACTGGGTATCATTCAGATTGATCGAGTAGAGAATAATCAGCTTATATTAAAGGTATCTCGTGAAGAAGCGGCTGATATTAATGCACGATTCGTTCAAGCAGGCATCAAAGTATATAGTATACAAGAAGTTTCTCGTTCGCTCGAGGATCAATTCTTGGAGATGACAGGAAGTGAGCAAATTGGCTAG
- a CDS encoding DUF1854 domain-containing protein — MIELMRNAVGTLEMNKDGKHYSGVKLIRIFPLTMPSQYISVRSEADVEITIIEDLSGLEEKSRNEAEQELQRYYVVPTIVNIISLKRDSKEWLWEINTNYGRISFRMNEMVENLHPMSPISWLLTSTDGRRFIISDIEKLDEGSRKLWAKLH; from the coding sequence TTGATAGAGCTGATGAGGAACGCTGTTGGGACACTTGAAATGAATAAAGACGGAAAGCATTATAGCGGTGTAAAATTGATTCGAATATTTCCATTGACCATGCCTAGTCAATATATTTCAGTTCGCTCAGAAGCTGATGTGGAAATTACAATAATAGAAGATCTTTCAGGATTAGAAGAGAAGAGTAGGAATGAGGCAGAGCAAGAACTTCAGCGGTATTATGTGGTTCCTACTATCGTGAATATTATTTCTTTAAAGCGAGATAGTAAAGAATGGTTATGGGAGATTAACACTAATTATGGTAGAATTAGCTTTCGAATGAATGAAATGGTTGAAAATTTACATCCAATGAGCCCAATAAGTTGGTTACTGACGAGTACCGATGGTCGCAGATTTATTATTTCTGATATTGAAAAATTGGATGAAGGCAGTCGAAAATTGTGGGCTAAATTACATTAA
- a CDS encoding LCP family protein, with translation MKRWVKIVLIALSLFIFIIVGYGIYLYVSVKSTVNAIYEPREPSEPSESIQTTTNTISTDTQGSRTVRMDKQESFTVLVMGVDQRENDVGRSDTLIVLSVNPSKESILMFNIPRDTRTEIIGYGTTDKINHAYAFGGVNMTIQTVENFLDMPIHYYIKVNMEGFSQIIDLLGGVEVENSFSFQYLGYEFAEGHLELSGDEALAYSRMRYDDPRGDFGRNTRQREILKQIIKNALKVTNIVHVKSMIDEVGNNVKTDITFDEMKKFLTDYRSGLNQIETFELNGQGKKINGIYYYVIESSEKERVHQLIEEHLQTVENQ, from the coding sequence ATGAAACGATGGGTAAAAATAGTTTTGATAGCGTTATCATTATTTATTTTCATTATAGTTGGATATGGAATCTATTTATATGTATCTGTGAAATCGACTGTTAATGCGATCTATGAACCCAGAGAGCCTAGTGAACCCAGTGAATCGATACAGACAACTACTAACACAATAAGTACGGATACTCAGGGCAGTAGGACGGTAAGAATGGATAAGCAGGAATCTTTCACGGTACTAGTTATGGGGGTAGATCAGCGAGAGAACGATGTCGGTCGCTCTGATACGTTGATAGTTCTAAGTGTGAACCCATCCAAAGAATCCATTCTTATGTTCAATATTCCAAGAGATACACGAACTGAAATTATAGGGTATGGTACGACAGATAAAATCAATCACGCCTACGCTTTTGGTGGAGTGAATATGACTATTCAGACTGTGGAGAATTTCCTTGACATGCCAATTCATTATTACATTAAGGTTAACATGGAGGGTTTTAGCCAAATTATAGATTTACTGGGCGGAGTAGAAGTTGAGAATTCATTTTCTTTTCAGTATTTAGGTTATGAATTCGCAGAAGGGCATTTAGAATTAAGTGGTGATGAAGCACTTGCTTATTCGCGTATGCGCTATGATGATCCGCGTGGTGATTTCGGACGTAACACCAGACAACGTGAGATCCTGAAGCAAATAATAAAGAATGCTCTTAAGGTTACGAATATCGTACATGTCAAATCCATGATTGATGAAGTTGGGAACAATGTAAAAACAGATATAACCTTCGATGAGATGAAAAAGTTTCTAACAGATTATCGCTCCGGTCTGAATCAGATTGAAACGTTTGAGTTAAACGGCCAAGGCAAGAAGATAAATGGGATATATTATTACGTTATTGAATCTTCAGAGAAAGAACGAGTCCATCAATTAATTGAAGAGCATCTACAGACAGTAGAGAATCAGTGA
- a CDS encoding UDP-glucose dehydrogenase family protein has product MRIAVIGTGYVGLVSGVCFSEIGNHVVCVDNDSSKVELLRNGEIPIYEPGLQELAQHNVAAGKLSFTTDIGEAVRNSEMIIIAVGTPSLPNGEANLSYIEQVAKEIGSVMDEYKIVVTKSTVPVGTNYKVKEWISELTDHPFDIVSIPEFLREGTAIKDTLFPDRVVIGVDNPKVIETLVNLHKSLTDHIVITDIRSSEMIKYASNAFLATKISFINEIANICEKVGADVTKVAEGMGYDKRIGPSFLQAGIGYGGSCFPKDTEALIQIAGNVDYEFKLLKSVVEVNKDQRFNVIHKLEDALGTLNGQRIGVWGLAFKPNTDDVRDAPAIDIISTLIKKGAYVQAYDPIAVDNFRNIFDAPEIEWSKSALEAAKDCDAICLLTEWSEFAVIELVELASVMKQSIMIDGRNVYGSEEIASSPFRYYSVGRPNLSTIVDDIRETSVLH; this is encoded by the coding sequence ATGAGAATAGCAGTGATAGGTACAGGATATGTTGGATTAGTATCAGGTGTTTGCTTTTCGGAAATTGGGAATCATGTGGTATGTGTAGATAATGATTCCAGTAAAGTGGAGTTACTACGGAATGGAGAAATTCCTATCTACGAACCTGGTCTTCAAGAATTAGCGCAACATAATGTCGCAGCGGGTAAACTATCATTTACAACTGATATTGGGGAAGCTGTAAGGAATTCAGAAATGATCATCATTGCTGTTGGAACTCCCTCATTGCCGAATGGAGAAGCTAATCTGAGCTATATTGAGCAGGTTGCTAAAGAGATTGGATCTGTGATGGATGAATATAAAATAGTGGTGACAAAGAGTACGGTTCCTGTCGGAACGAACTATAAGGTAAAGGAATGGATTAGTGAATTAACAGATCATCCATTCGATATCGTGTCTATACCAGAATTTCTTCGAGAAGGCACGGCGATCAAGGATACATTATTCCCTGATCGTGTTGTCATCGGAGTTGATAATCCGAAGGTGATAGAAACTTTGGTGAATCTTCATAAATCTTTAACGGATCATATCGTGATCACGGATATTCGCTCAAGCGAAATGATCAAATATGCTTCCAATGCATTCCTGGCTACTAAAATCTCATTTATTAATGAGATTGCAAACATATGTGAAAAGGTTGGAGCTGATGTAACGAAGGTGGCGGAAGGTATGGGATATGACAAGCGTATCGGACCTTCTTTTCTCCAAGCTGGAATTGGTTATGGGGGCTCCTGTTTCCCAAAAGACACAGAAGCACTTATTCAAATCGCTGGGAATGTAGATTATGAGTTTAAACTACTAAAGTCAGTTGTTGAAGTGAATAAGGATCAACGATTTAATGTCATCCATAAGCTAGAGGATGCACTTGGGACATTGAATGGTCAGAGAATAGGGGTTTGGGGATTAGCTTTTAAGCCTAATACAGATGATGTTCGAGATGCACCCGCGATTGATATTATCAGTACTCTAATCAAGAAGGGTGCATATGTTCAAGCCTATGATCCGATCGCTGTTGATAACTTTAGAAATATATTTGATGCACCAGAGATCGAATGGTCGAAGAGCGCTTTAGAAGCGGCTAAGGATTGTGACGCTATCTGCTTATTAACAGAATGGTCAGAGTTCGCAGTCATTGAACTTGTAGAACTTGCGTCTGTCATGAAGCAATCTATCATGATTGATGGTCGAAATGTATATGGTTCAGAGGAAATCGCGAGTTCACCCTTTAGGTATTACTCGGTTGGCCGACCAAACTTAAGTACGATCGTTGACGATATACGTGAAACATCTGTCCTCCATTAA
- a CDS encoding sugar transferase, which translates to MIPTSQRNEVELLLEKHLSYPHVVPKRSHSDKSYIFMKRMMDIMGALVGLLFMSPLFVFIALLIKIEDPKGPVFFHQIRVGKNERRFHMFKFRSMVSNAEDLLDELLDQNEVSGAMFKMKNDPRITKIGKVIRRTSIDELPQLWNVLRGDMSMVGPRPPLVREVENYTSYDKQRLRVTPGCTGLWQVSGRNSVGFEEMVELDIQYIERRSIWYDLRIILRTVRMLLRAKDAF; encoded by the coding sequence ATGATTCCAACATCTCAAAGGAATGAAGTTGAGTTGCTCCTTGAGAAACACTTATCTTACCCACATGTAGTACCTAAACGTTCCCATTCTGATAAATCATATATATTCATGAAGAGAATGATGGATATAATGGGTGCTCTAGTGGGTCTCCTCTTTATGTCCCCTTTATTTGTATTTATAGCGTTACTTATTAAAATAGAAGATCCCAAAGGGCCTGTTTTCTTTCATCAAATTCGTGTAGGTAAAAATGAGAGAAGATTTCATATGTTCAAATTCCGCTCGATGGTCTCAAATGCAGAAGACTTACTTGATGAGTTACTCGATCAAAATGAAGTCAGTGGAGCCATGTTTAAGATGAAGAACGATCCTCGTATTACAAAAATCGGAAAAGTCATTCGCAGAACAAGTATAGATGAATTACCTCAACTATGGAATGTTCTTCGTGGAGATATGAGCATGGTAGGTCCTAGACCACCTTTAGTTAGAGAGGTTGAGAACTATACCTCATATGACAAACAAAGGCTTCGTGTAACACCCGGTTGTACAGGTCTTTGGCAAGTAAGTGGTAGAAATAGTGTTGGATTTGAAGAAATGGTGGAACTGGACATTCAATATATAGAGCGGAGAAGTATTTGGTATGATCTTCGAATTATTCTCAGAACGGTAAGAATGTTATTAAGAGCCAAAGATGCATTCTAA
- the galU gene encoding UTP--glucose-1-phosphate uridylyltransferase GalU, giving the protein MRKVRKAIIPAAGLGTRFLPATKAMPKEMLPIVDKPTIQYIVEEAIASGIEDIIIVTGKGKRAIEDHFDNAFELEQTLIGQGKLELLEEVRKSSNVDIHYIRQKEAKGLGHAVWCARNFIGDEPFAVLLGDDIVVSEVPCTRQLIEQYEIMGRSIVGVQTVLPQHTHRYGIIDPLNPQGRLNSVHRFVEKPAQGSAPSNLAIMGRYVLSPEIFQYLDEQRIGAGGEIQLTDAIQLLNEHQGVYAYDFEGIRYDVGEKLGFILTTLDFALQNSELRLPMLAALEELMEKQTTQQSLMGRGRI; this is encoded by the coding sequence ATGAGAAAAGTAAGAAAAGCAATTATTCCAGCAGCTGGTTTAGGTACCCGGTTCTTACCTGCCACTAAGGCGATGCCGAAGGAAATGCTACCCATCGTTGATAAACCTACGATTCAATACATCGTTGAAGAGGCAATCGCTTCTGGTATTGAGGACATTATTATTGTAACCGGCAAGGGGAAGAGGGCGATCGAAGATCACTTCGATAATGCATTCGAACTAGAACAAACACTCATTGGGCAAGGAAAGCTAGAATTACTAGAAGAAGTTCGTAAATCTTCAAATGTAGATATTCATTATATTAGACAGAAAGAAGCTAAAGGGCTAGGTCATGCGGTATGGTGTGCTAGAAACTTTATCGGAGATGAACCGTTTGCTGTACTACTTGGTGATGATATTGTTGTATCAGAAGTACCTTGCACAAGGCAGTTAATTGAGCAATACGAGATCATGGGACGCTCTATTGTAGGTGTACAGACCGTTTTACCTCAGCATACTCATCGTTATGGCATTATAGACCCTCTGAACCCACAAGGTAGATTAAATTCAGTTCATCGATTTGTTGAAAAACCAGCACAAGGGTCGGCCCCTTCTAATCTTGCGATTATGGGTAGGTATGTATTATCACCGGAAATATTTCAATATTTAGATGAACAAAGAATTGGTGCTGGTGGAGAAATTCAGTTGACTGATGCCATCCAATTACTGAATGAACATCAAGGAGTATACGCTTATGATTTCGAAGGTATCCGTTACGATGTAGGGGAGAAGCTAGGGTTTATTTTAACAACCTTGGATTTCGCCCTTCAGAATAGTGAATTAAGACTCCCAATGTTAGCTGCTCTCGAAGAATTAATGGAGAAACAAACAACACAACAATCGTTGATGGGTAGGGGGCGGATATAA
- a CDS encoding tyrosine-protein phosphatase, whose translation MIDIHCHILPGVDDGPPTLQQSIELSEMAVSSGISTIIATPHHLNGRYTTPSEVVKKAVDQLNLELSQRQISLQIKYGQEVHVHPLIIHELYQGKLCTLANSRYMLLELPFKRVPVYFNDVLHELKINHITPIIAHPERNAEIVHSPRLVDQLIKQGVLFQITAHSITGLFGRKVQKWCFHLCKKNYLHFISSDAHHVIRRNFALKESYATIGKIFGNALVNDLKLNAQLVVENLPIVTKEDEKVKRSSLLWR comes from the coding sequence ATGATTGATATCCACTGCCATATCCTACCTGGCGTTGATGATGGACCCCCAACACTGCAACAGTCGATTGAACTTTCAGAAATGGCAGTGTCATCTGGAATATCAACTATTATTGCTACTCCACATCATCTGAATGGAAGGTATACTACACCTTCAGAAGTCGTTAAAAAAGCCGTCGATCAGTTAAATTTGGAACTATCACAGCGTCAGATATCGCTACAGATAAAGTATGGGCAAGAAGTTCACGTTCATCCTTTAATTATTCATGAATTGTATCAAGGTAAACTTTGCACACTTGCGAATAGTAGGTATATGTTACTAGAACTTCCCTTCAAGCGCGTACCAGTCTATTTCAACGATGTACTCCACGAATTGAAGATAAATCATATCACACCGATTATTGCCCATCCTGAACGAAATGCCGAAATCGTGCATTCCCCCAGATTGGTTGATCAATTAATCAAGCAAGGTGTTCTATTTCAAATTACTGCTCACTCAATTACAGGACTTTTCGGAAGAAAAGTTCAGAAGTGGTGTTTCCATTTATGTAAGAAGAATTATTTACATTTCATTTCATCTGATGCCCATCATGTCATACGAAGGAACTTTGCATTGAAGGAATCTTACGCTACCATCGGTAAAATATTCGGGAATGCACTTGTGAATGATTTGAAATTGAATGCACAACTTGTAGTAGAGAATCTGCCAATAGTTACTAAAGAAGATGAAAAGGTAAAACGTAGCTCGTTGTTATGGCGCTGA